Part of the Kitasatospora sp. NBC_01266 genome, TGTCTCCAGCGGGATCTCGCACTCGCCCAACCGCTCGCCCAGCAGGTCGTAGTAGGCCCCCGGGGTGCTCAGGAAACGCACCCCGGCCTGCTGGAAGGTCTCCACCGCGCGGGCGATGTCCTCGGTGCGGAAGGCCAGGTGCTGGACTCCGACGCCCTGGTGCTTCGCCAGGAAGCCGTCGATCTGGCCGGGGCTGCGGCTGCTGTCCGGCTCGAGCAGGGTGAAGGTCACCTCGCCGGACTCGCTCTGCACCACGGTGGAGTCCATCGCCTGCGAGCCCACCTCGATGTACTCGTGGAAGATCGGCCGCATCCCCAGTGCCTGCTCCAGCAGCGTCACCGAGCTCTTCAACTCGCCCGCCGGGACGCAGATCGCGACATGGTCCAGCTCGACCAGCAGCCCCTGGGGCGGCTCGTCGGCCGAGCCCTGGACCGCCGAGCGGTCCGGGCGCTGGACGAAGCGCAGCGCGACGTCGCCGAAACCCCGGACCGCGGCGGTGACCACCTGCTGCCCATGCTCCAGGTGACCGGCCGGTGCGGCCAGCGGGGTGGCACCCGCCGCCACCGCGCGCCGGTAGGCGGCCGGCGCGTCGGCGCAGGCGAGCGCCAGCACGGCCACGCCGTCCCCGTGTCGGGCGACGAACTCGGCGGCCGGGTCGCCCGGTTGCTCCGAGGAGCTGAGCAGCAGGCGGATGCTGCCCTGGCGCAGCAGGACGCTGTGCCGCCCGGCGGGCAGCGCGGCCTCGCCGGGGTGGCGCTCCTCCTGGAAGCCGAAGGCGCCTACGAGTTCGGCCGCGGCCACCGGGGCGTGGGCGACGTAGAACTCGACATGGTCGATCCGATGGATGTTCATGGTGCGGTGACCGTCCTCTACGGGGTCTGTGCGCTGGGCTGCGGGCTCCGGCCGGCCCTGGTGCTCGGAGTCGCGAAGACGAGGCCGAGGTTGTGTCCGCCGAACGCGAAGGAGTTCGACAGGACGGCACGCACCGGCTGCTGGCGTGGCGTCGGACCGATGTGGTCCAGCGCGCAGTCGGGGTCCACCTCGTCCAGGTTGAGGGTGGCCGGCAGGGTGCCGGTGGCCAGCGCGAGGACGGCGACCACCGCCTCCAGCGCGCCGGCGGCGCCGAGCAGATGGCCGGTGGCGCCCTTGGTCGAGCTGACCGGCGGGCCCGACTCGCCGAAGACGGCGCGCAGCGCCCTCGCTTCGGCCCGGTCGCCGAGCTTGGTGCCGGTGCCGTGGGCGTTCACGTAGCCGATGTCGCCCGGTGCCAGGCCGGCCGAGGCGAGCGCGGCGCGCATCGCGTCGGCGGCGCCCTCGCCGTCCGGGCGCGGCATGGTGGGGTGGTGCGCGTCGGTGCTGGCGCCCCAGCCGACCAGGTCGGCGTGGCCCGCCGCGCCGCGCGCGTCGGCGAACTCGGCCCGCTCCACCACCAGGACGGCGCTGCCCTCGCCCAGCACGAAGCCGTTGCGCTGCCGGTCGAAGGGTCGGCTGGACCGCTCCGGATCGTCCCAACCCGAGGCCAGCGCGCGGGCGTTGCTGAAGGCGGCGGCGATCGTCGGGTGCAGCGAGGACTCGGCGGCTCCGCAGACCACCACGTCCGCCTCGCCGCCGCGGATCAGCCGCAGCGCCTCCGCGATCGACTGGGCGCCTGCCGAACAGGCCGTCACGATCGATGAACTGTAGCCCCGGATACCGTACTTGATGGCGATCCGGGCTGCCGCCATGTTGGCGAGCATGCCGGGCAGCAGGTACGGGCTGACGCCGGGCCGACCGCGCTGGAGGCGGGCGTGCGAGTGCTGCTCGAAGGTCTGCAGGCCGCCGCCGCCGGTGGAGACCACCACGGCCACCCGGCGCGGGTCCACGTCCCGTCCGATCACCAGCCCGGCGTCCGCGAGCGCGTCGTCGGCCGCCGCCAGCGCGAGCAGCACGAAGCGGTCCACGGCCTTGGTCTCGGTGCGCGGGAGCACCTCCAGCGGGTCGATCCAGGGGGCGATCCCGGCGGCCTCCAGCCAGTCGGCGGCCGGATGCTCCGGGGCCGGGCGGACCAGACCGGAGCGGCCGGCCAGCAGCGCCCGGTAGAACTCCTCGGGCTTGCGGCCGAGCGGGGAGACCAGGCCGAGGCCGGTGACGACGGCGCTCACCGGTCTGCTCCGGGCTGCTCGGTGCCTGCGTCCGCGTCTGCGTCGGTGTCTGCACCGGGGCCGGTGCCTGCGCTGGTGCCTGCGCTGGTGCCGGGTCCGGTGCTCGCGCCGTGCTCGGCGGCCAGGTGGCGTTCGCGGAGCAGCACCTTGCGGACCTTGCCGGTCGGGCCGAGCGGGATGTCCGCCTCGTCCACCGCGATCACCCGGCGCAGCGTGGCGGCCACCGGCTCCTCCAGGAGCGCGGCCACCTCCTTGGTGCGGTCCCGCTCCCGGTCGGCGCCGGCCGCCAGTTGCAGCAGGACGTCGGTCACCACCCGCTCACCGTCCCGCACCGCGACCACCGTGCAGTCCAGCACGTCCGGCGAGCCCGCCAGCACCCGCTCCTCGGACATCGCGGTGAACAGCCGGTGCCCGGCACCGAGGTCGACCGAGTCCACGGCCCGGTCCACGTGGTAGTAGAAGCCCTCCTCGTCTCGATAGACCAGGTCGCCGGTGAGGAAGTAGCCGCGCACCCTGGTCCGGTAGGTGGTCACCGAGTCGTTCCAGTAACCCAGCGCCAGCGTGGGCGACTTGGTGCCCAGCTCGCCCACCTGGCCGGGACCGAGCGGCGCGCCGTCCGGGTCGAGCACGGCGCAGTCCACGAAGGAGTGCGGCTTGCCGACGCAGCGCCCGTAGCGGCGGGTCTCCCTGGTGTGGGTGATGTGGAAGTGCGAGTGGCCCATCTCGGTGGAGCCGAGGCCGTCGACGAAGGCCGAACCCGCTTGCCGCACCCGCTGGCCGGCCACCAGCGCCTCGCGGCTGCCCTGGTCGACCAGTGGGCGGATGTGCGCCTCGTGTGCGCAGTCGCCGGTGTTCCACCACAGTGCCACCGAGGAGAGGTCGCGCGCCGTCAGATCGTGCCTGGCCAGGTCGGACCAGGTGGCGGCGAAGCCGAACACTCCGTGCGGCCGGTACCGTTCGATGGCGGCGAGCATCTGGTCGCCGCTCTGCGCGGAGATCACGGCGATCTCGGCGTGCGCGCTCAGTGCGAGGTTGAGCGCGATCAGGGTCGCGGCGTGGGCGGCCGGCAGCGCGCTGAGCATCCGGTCGGAGCCCTGCGGGCGGGGCAGTGCCAGGCGGTAGCGGATCGCCGCGTACAGGCTGCGGTGCGAGTGGGCGACCGCCTTGGGCAGGCCGGTGGTACCCGAGGAGTGCGTGATCGCGATCGGGTCGTCGGGGGTGAAGCGGTAGGCGGGCGGGGCGGCCGCCGGGTCGCCGGCGCCGAGCCGGGCCGGGTCGGCCAGCAGCGGGGTGCCGGTGTCCTGACCGAGCAGCGCCGCCTGGTGCTCCGGGTCAGCCAACAGCCCCACCGCACGCAGGCGTTGGATGTAGAGCGCGGCCTTCTCCGGGGCCAGCCGCGGGTTGACCAGGGCCGGGATCGCGCCCAGCCGGGTGAGCGCGAGGAAGGCGAGCACCTGCTCGGCGGCGGGGTGCGCGTAGACCGCCACCGGGTCGCGGGGGCGAATGCCGAGGCCGGCCAGCGAGGCCGCCCTGGCCCGCACCAGGGAGTCCAACTCCCGCACGGTGAGCGGTTGCCAGGCCGGGTGGCCGTCGATCTCGGTGTCGAAGGTCAGCATCGGCTGGTCCAGTCCGATGTCCAGGGCGATGCGGGCCGCGAGCACGTTCCCGGCGCCGACCTCGGGATCGGCGGCGAGCTTGGCACGGATCTGACGGACAGTCATGCTCGGGATCCCTTTTCCTCTTCGGTGCTGGGGTGGTGCTGCCGCGCACCGGGTGCGGTGGTGTCTGTGGGGGCGGGGTGCTCGGCGGTGACCAGCAGTGCCACGGCCCGCTCCGGCTCACCGGTGTCGGCCCGCTGTTCGGCGGCCACCACCAGCAGCTGTTCGGCCTCGCCGTCCGCCAGCAGCAGAGCGGCGCAACTGAGCGCGTCTGCAAGGGTGTTGAGGAGAAGGTCGGTCGGCGTGGCCGCCGGGTCGCCAACCGGCGGCGCGATGCACACCACCGGGCCGCCCAGGCCCCAGCGGGCGGCGACCTGGCCCGCCACGGCGTTGGGGTTGGACTGGTAGAAGAGCAGCGGCGGGACGGCGCGGCCCTCGGCGAGGGCGGCGGCGACCAGCCGGGGTGTCAGGGTGTCGCCCCGGGTGCTGGCCAGCAGCACGCCGGTGCGGGTGGGGTCGGACAACTGCTGGTCACGCAGGCAGCGCGCGGCCACCTCCGCCACCAGAGGGTTGAACCCGGCCTGCACGAAACCCGGTAACGGCGGCACGGTGTCCGCCGGATGCTCGGGCCAGTGCGCGCGAGCCAGCACGGTGAGCCGCTGCTCGGCGTCCGGGGCGGTGTCGCAGCCGGTGTCACAGGTGGTGCGGCGACGCGACGCGGTCTGCTCGATGGCGCGGCTCATACCGCCCCCACCAGCAACGCGGTGTTCGCCCCGCCGAAGGCCGAGTTGAGGCTCAGCGCGTAGCCGGTGCGGCTCGGGCGGGGCGCGTTGAGCACCAGGTCGAGATCGGCGAACTGTGGCTCGGCGGACCCGAAGCCGGCCTGCACCGGCAGTATGCCGCAGGCCAACGCCTCGATGGTGACGACCAGTTCGAGCAGTGCCGAGGCTTCGAGGGCGTGCCCGTGCGCGCCCTTGGTGGAACTCACCGGCACCGCGGCCAGCCGCTCGCCGAAGACCGCGCGCAGCGCCGCCACCTCGGACGGGTCGCCGAGTGCCGAGCCGTTGGCGTTGGCGTTCACATAGCCCACCTCGGCGGGTGCCACGGCGGCGCGGTCCAGCGCGGCCGTGATCGCCCGGGCCAGCCCGGAGCCGCCCGGATCGGGGCGTACCACGTGGTACGCGTCCCCCGCCCGCCCCCAGCCCGCGACCTCGGCCAGCGCCCGCCCGCCACGGGACCGGGCGCCGGCGGCTGCTTCGAGGACCACGGCCGCGACTCCGTCACCGAGCAGCACGCCCTGCCGATCCCGGCTGAACGGGCGCATCCGGCCGTCGCGGGACAGCGCCCGCCCGGCGTCGAAGAGCGCGAACTGCACCGGTTCGACCAGGTAGCCGGCCGCGACCACGATCCGCTCCAACTGCCCGGCGGCGATCCGCGCGGCCGCGTCGGCCACGGCGGTGCTGGCGGCGACGCAGGCGGTGGTGTAGATCCGCTCGGTGCCGGCCAGCCCGGTGCGGGCGGCCAGCGCCGAGGAGAGCGGGCCCTGTTCGGTCGTCTCGTTGCTGTGCGCGGCCAGCAGCAGCGGGCAGCCGGCCCGCTCGGCGGCGGTCAGCCCGGCCTGGGCCAGGGCCCGGCCCACCGAGCCGGCCAGTTCCGCGAGCAGTGAGCCGGCGCCGTCCAGCAGCGCGGCCCGGTGCACCCGTCGGCCTTCGGTCGCGAACCGACCGACCTCACCGAACGCCGGTGTGCCGGAAGCGATCTGATGGAACGTCAACTCCCAGTCGCGGCCGTGCGCGCAGAGCGCGTCGATCCCGGTCGCCACGACCCGCCGGTCGGTGGTCCGCGGCGACCCGCGGTCACGCATGGTCGGAGGCCAAGGCGTCGTGCAGCACCTCGACGGCTCCGGAGACGGTCTGCATCCGGTCGAGCTGGGCGTCGGCCAGGTCGAGGACCACCGCATAGCGCTGCTCCACCTCGCTGATCAGCCAGGTCAGTTCGAGTGAACCGATGGACTCGTCCAGAGTGTCGGGATCCCGGTCGCCGAAGGTCGCCAGGATGGCGAGCACCGTCGTGCGCTCCGGGGGCGGCAGCTTGCTCACTCGGCCGACACCTGGGCGCTCGCGGCAGCGGGGGAGGTGCCGGCGGGGGCGGTGCCGGCGGTGGCGGGGGTGTCGGCGCCGGGGGTCAGCCGGTCGGCCAAGGTGGTGGCGAGCTCGCCGAGGTTCATGGTGGCGAGGGTCTCCATGTCCTCGTCGCTGAACTTGATCCCGTACTCGTCCTCCAACTGCACCGTCAGGTCGGCCAGCGCCAGGGACTCCAGGTCGAGTCCGGCGGGGCCGAGGTCGGTCTCGTCGGTGACGTCCTCGACGTCGTAGTTCATCTCGCGCAGGGCCTGGACGATGAACTGGCTGATCTGATCTCTCACGATTGGTGCTCCTTCGTCGTGCGTGGGGCTGACGTGGGGTCATGCCGTGGGAGCACCCGGGGGTGGCCGGGTGAGGGGGGAAGCGGAGGGGAGAGCGGGTGAGCGAGCGGCGAGCGGTGGTCAGGCGCCGGTCTGCTCGGTGGCGGCCCGGCGCAGAGCGGCCGGGTCACGCAGGGTCTTGCCGGTGGTGGTGCGGGGGAGGGCGGGCAGCACGTGCAGCTGCCGAGGACGCTTGTAGGCGGCCAACTCCTTTGCTACGTAATGCTGGACGGCGGCGACTGTGGTGTCCCGCAGGGCCAGGTAGGCGTTGATCCCGCCGTCGTGGACGACCACGGCCTCGGTCACGCCCGGTGCCGCGGCGATGGTCCGTTCGACCTCGGTGAGGTCGACCTTCAGGCCGCCGATCGCTACCTGGGAGTCGAGCCGGCCCAGAATGCTGACCAGGCCGGTCGCCGGATCGATGGTGGCGGCGTCCCGGGTGTGCAGCCAACCCTCGCTCCAGCGGCTGGGATCGCTGAGGCCGAGGTAGGGGCAGGAGGCGGCGGCGATGAGCAGCTCGCCCTGCGCCACCCGCAGCTCCATGCCGTGCGCGGGCTGCACCGCAGGATAGTGACGGCCAGTCAGATCCGTTGCGATCATGCCGAGTTCGGTCATCCCGAACATGGTCCCGAGGGGAACGTCGAAGCGTTCGCGGAACGCCTCGGCGAGCCCTGGCCGGGTCAGCTCGCCGGCGACGATCATGCGGCGCAGCGCCGCGGGCCGGTCCGATGTCCGGGGCTGGGCCGTCGCCGCCGATCGGTCCTTGGCGGGTAGCGCGGCCAGCAGTTCGGCGTAGAACGGCACGCCGAGCACGGTGGTGGGTCGGTCGTCGGCCGCCACGGCCTGCAGGATGCCGACGCCGGTCAGCCGCTCGGGGAAGTGCAGCTGTACTCCGGCGTGCAGACTCTGCAGCAACCCGCCGACCAGTCCCAGGACATGGACTGCGGAGGCCAGCAGCACCACCCGCTCGCCCCGTCGCGGATAGTCCAACAGCCGGTCATAGCGGTCGAGTTCGCGGATCAGGGCGTCCGGACCGCGGGCGATCACCTTGCTCGGGCCGGTGGAGCCCGAGCTGAGCTGGATCAGGCAGTGCGCGCTCGCCGCCGCCCGGCCGTCCGGGCGGCGGGTGAGCACCGGGTCGACCTGGCTGTAGCCGCGCATCGCGGCGCCCCCGGCCGCCCCTGCCGTCACCAGGAACTGTGGGGCGAGGCGGTCCAGCGCGCGGGCGACCTCAGCCTCGGTCAGCCGGTGGTCGAGCAGGCTGACCTGCGCGCCGATCCGCCAGGCCGCGAGCAGGACGGTGATGTAGCCGAGGGAGGGCGGTAGTCGCAGGCTGATGGTGCCGCCTGGTTGGAGGCCGACCCGGGAGAGCTGGTGCTGCTGTTCGGTCACCAGGTCGATCAGTTCGCCGCGAAGCACGCTCCGGCCCAGGTGCAGGCACGGTTCGTCCGGTTCGCCGGCGAGGAGGTAGCGGTCGACCCAGCCGCCGAGTGATAACGGCTGGGGTAATGGTCTCGGGCCGTTGGAATCCGACAACGCGACTCCCAGTTAGGGGGGTTGCGAGAAATAGATGTGAAGAATGCTGTTCCGTTCCCGTGTCGTGAGACTCCCACAGCCGCCGATCCAGGGTCAAGGCTCTCGTGACGCCGAATGATCAGAACCTCAGCTGAGATGAACGAGGACTGTCTTCCCTGGCCTGGAAGAGGAGTTGAGCAGGCCACGATGGCCAGGTCAGGACGATGAAGTCGCCGAAATGCGTGACGTCCGTGATGATCTGTTCCATACTCAGTTGTGCTTGGCAGCAAGAGAGTTGATCTTCCCGGACAGCTCCCGGACGGTGGGCCTCGAGGGTGTCCGACGGGGCGGAGCCGGAGGGCGGGTCCGGGTGGTCGGCCGGATGACAGTCACCGCTCGCGGACCTCTCGCGTCTGCCCGGCGAGTCGTGAGCGGAAGCGGTGTAGCGTCGTCGGACGGCAGCGGACGGACGACCCGGGAGGAGCACATGCGGCGACGGAGTGCGGGTCCCGCCGGGCGTCGGGTCCTGTCACGGGTAGGACTGCTGCTCCTCACGCTGCTCCTGACGCCGGCTGCGGCCGGCTGCGGCGGACCGGACCGGCCGCGCCCCGGGCCGCAGCGGGCGCTGCCGCCGACCCGTCCGGTGATCGGGATCGCCTACGGTGACCGGCTGGTCTGGAACTCGGACGCCGACCTGGGCGCCGCGCTGGACACCGCGGTCCAGGTGGGAGCGACCACCGTGCGCGCCGATCTGTCCTGGGACGACGTCCAGCACGACGGGCGCGGGCAGTACGCCTGGCAGGGATTCGACCGGGTGGTCACGGCCGCTGCCGCGCGCGGGCTCACCGTGCTGCCGGTGCTCACCGGCACGCCGCCGTGGGCCCGTTCACCGGGCTGCGCGGTGCCGGCCTGCGGCCCGCACGACGCCGCGCAGTTCGCTGCCTTCGCGGCAGCCGCGGCCGGCCGCTACGCGCCGCGCGGGGTGCACGACTGGGAGATCTGGAACGAGCCCAACACGGCCGCGTTCTGGTCCCCGGCCCCGGACCCGGTCGGCTACGCGGCCACGGTCCGGGCCGCCGCCGCTGCCCTGCGCCACGCCGACCGGCACGCTGTGGTGGTCCTCGGCGGCCTGGCTTCGGTCACCGCCAAGCAGGGGGATCTGACGGCGACCGACTTCCTGGCACAGGTTGCCGCCCACGGTGGGACCCGGGTGGTCGACGCGGTCGGCTACCACCCCTACAGCTATCCCTATCTGCCCAGTGCCAGCACCTCCTTCGGTACCGCCTGGGAGCAGATCGACCGGACCAGGACCAGCCTGCGCAGCGTGCTGACCGCCACCGGCACGCCCGGACTGCCGATCTGGATCACCGAGGTCGGCGCGCCCACCGGCGGTCCGGGTGCGGCCTCGGACGGTACTCCGACCGACATCGGGCCCGACACCACCCACGTCACCGAGGCCCGCCAGGCCCAGATCGCGGCCGACGCGGTGCGCACGGCAGCCGCCGATCCGGGGATCGGCGAGCTGATCTGGTACACCGACCGGGACAACGCGGCGGCCACCGGCGGGGGTTCGAGCGGCAGCACCGAGGACTGGTACGGGCTGCGCCGGGCCGACGGCAGCGCCAAGCCGGCCCTCGACGCGCTGCGCGCGGCCGTCGCCCAACTGCGGGCCGGCGCGAGCGGGCAGGCCGGCGCGACCGAACAGGCCGGTGCGACCGTGCAGGCCAGCGTGACCGTGCAGGCCGGTGCGACCGTGCCGGCCG contains:
- the hppD gene encoding 4-hydroxyphenylpyruvate dioxygenase; the encoded protein is MNIHRIDHVEFYVAHAPVAAAELVGAFGFQEERHPGEAALPAGRHSVLLRQGSIRLLLSSSEQPGDPAAEFVARHGDGVAVLALACADAPAAYRRAVAAGATPLAAPAGHLEHGQQVVTAAVRGFGDVALRFVQRPDRSAVQGSADEPPQGLLVELDHVAICVPAGELKSSVTLLEQALGMRPIFHEYIEVGSQAMDSTVVQSESGEVTFTLLEPDSSRSPGQIDGFLAKHQGVGVQHLAFRTEDIARAVETFQQAGVRFLSTPGAYYDLLGERLGECEIPLETLRRLNVLVDRDHGGQLFQIFTSSVHDRRTFFLEVIDRRGALTFGTANIKALYEAVERITAAGNVATQQRR
- a CDS encoding beta-ketoacyl-[acyl-carrier-protein] synthase family protein, yielding MSAVVTGLGLVSPLGRKPEEFYRALLAGRSGLVRPAPEHPAADWLEAAGIAPWIDPLEVLPRTETKAVDRFVLLALAAADDALADAGLVIGRDVDPRRVAVVVSTGGGGLQTFEQHSHARLQRGRPGVSPYLLPGMLANMAAARIAIKYGIRGYSSSIVTACSAGAQSIAEALRLIRGGEADVVVCGAAESSLHPTIAAAFSNARALASGWDDPERSSRPFDRQRNGFVLGEGSAVLVVERAEFADARGAAGHADLVGWGASTDAHHPTMPRPDGEGAADAMRAALASAGLAPGDIGYVNAHGTGTKLGDRAEARALRAVFGESGPPVSSTKGATGHLLGAAGALEAVVAVLALATGTLPATLNLDEVDPDCALDHIGPTPRQQPVRAVLSNSFAFGGHNLGLVFATPSTRAGRSPQPSAQTP
- a CDS encoding class I adenylate-forming enzyme family protein, which gives rise to MTVRQIRAKLAADPEVGAGNVLAARIALDIGLDQPMLTFDTEIDGHPAWQPLTVRELDSLVRARAASLAGLGIRPRDPVAVYAHPAAEQVLAFLALTRLGAIPALVNPRLAPEKAALYIQRLRAVGLLADPEHQAALLGQDTGTPLLADPARLGAGDPAAAPPAYRFTPDDPIAITHSSGTTGLPKAVAHSHRSLYAAIRYRLALPRPQGSDRMLSALPAAHAATLIALNLALSAHAEIAVISAQSGDQMLAAIERYRPHGVFGFAATWSDLARHDLTARDLSSVALWWNTGDCAHEAHIRPLVDQGSREALVAGQRVRQAGSAFVDGLGSTEMGHSHFHITHTRETRRYGRCVGKPHSFVDCAVLDPDGAPLGPGQVGELGTKSPTLALGYWNDSVTTYRTRVRGYFLTGDLVYRDEEGFYYHVDRAVDSVDLGAGHRLFTAMSEERVLAGSPDVLDCTVVAVRDGERVVTDVLLQLAAGADRERDRTKEVAALLEEPVAATLRRVIAVDEADIPLGPTGKVRKVLLRERHLAAEHGASTGPGTSAGTSAGTGPGADTDADADAGTEQPGADR
- a CDS encoding beta-ketoacyl synthase N-terminal-like domain-containing protein, with protein sequence MRDRGSPRTTDRRVVATGIDALCAHGRDWELTFHQIASGTPAFGEVGRFATEGRRVHRAALLDGAGSLLAELAGSVGRALAQAGLTAAERAGCPLLLAAHSNETTEQGPLSSALAARTGLAGTERIYTTACVAASTAVADAAARIAAGQLERIVVAAGYLVEPVQFALFDAGRALSRDGRMRPFSRDRQGVLLGDGVAAVVLEAAAGARSRGGRALAEVAGWGRAGDAYHVVRPDPGGSGLARAITAALDRAAVAPAEVGYVNANANGSALGDPSEVAALRAVFGERLAAVPVSSTKGAHGHALEASALLELVVTIEALACGILPVQAGFGSAEPQFADLDLVLNAPRPSRTGYALSLNSAFGGANTALLVGAV
- a CDS encoding acyl carrier protein, producing the protein MSKLPPPERTTVLAILATFGDRDPDTLDESIGSLELTWLISEVEQRYAVVLDLADAQLDRMQTVSGAVEVLHDALASDHA
- a CDS encoding acyl carrier protein, encoding MRDQISQFIVQALREMNYDVEDVTDETDLGPAGLDLESLALADLTVQLEDEYGIKFSDEDMETLATMNLGELATTLADRLTPGADTPATAGTAPAGTSPAAASAQVSAE
- a CDS encoding class I adenylate-forming enzyme family protein; the encoded protein is MSDSNGPRPLPQPLSLGGWVDRYLLAGEPDEPCLHLGRSVLRGELIDLVTEQQHQLSRVGLQPGGTISLRLPPSLGYITVLLAAWRIGAQVSLLDHRLTEAEVARALDRLAPQFLVTAGAAGGAAMRGYSQVDPVLTRRPDGRAAASAHCLIQLSSGSTGPSKVIARGPDALIRELDRYDRLLDYPRRGERVVLLASAVHVLGLVGGLLQSLHAGVQLHFPERLTGVGILQAVAADDRPTTVLGVPFYAELLAALPAKDRSAATAQPRTSDRPAALRRMIVAGELTRPGLAEAFRERFDVPLGTMFGMTELGMIATDLTGRHYPAVQPAHGMELRVAQGELLIAAASCPYLGLSDPSRWSEGWLHTRDAATIDPATGLVSILGRLDSQVAIGGLKVDLTEVERTIAAAPGVTEAVVVHDGGINAYLALRDTTVAAVQHYVAKELAAYKRPRQLHVLPALPRTTTGKTLRDPAALRRAATEQTGA
- a CDS encoding cellulase family glycosylhydrolase, which translates into the protein MRRRSAGPAGRRVLSRVGLLLLTLLLTPAAAGCGGPDRPRPGPQRALPPTRPVIGIAYGDRLVWNSDADLGAALDTAVQVGATTVRADLSWDDVQHDGRGQYAWQGFDRVVTAAAARGLTVLPVLTGTPPWARSPGCAVPACGPHDAAQFAAFAAAAAGRYAPRGVHDWEIWNEPNTAAFWSPAPDPVGYAATVRAAAAALRHADRHAVVVLGGLASVTAKQGDLTATDFLAQVAAHGGTRVVDAVGYHPYSYPYLPSASTSFGTAWEQIDRTRTSLRSVLTATGTPGLPIWITEVGAPTGGPGAASDGTPTDIGPDTTHVTEARQAQIAADAVRTAAADPGIGELIWYTDRDNAAATGGGSSGSTEDWYGLRRADGSAKPALDALRAAVAQLRAGASGQAGATEQAGATVQASVTVQAGATVPAAAATTTGAGAQQAVSPAP